One part of the Marinobacterium rhizophilum genome encodes these proteins:
- the aroE gene encoding shikimate dehydrogenase, with the protein MDRYAVFGNPIAHSKSPLIHRCFASQSGQVLTYDAVLVPEDGFAVAVDDFFARGGKGLNITVPFKQQAWALAQWRSPAAELAGAVNTLYCDDQGRICGDNTDGTGMVRDIVKNHGGTVRGARVLLLGAGGAVRGVMQPLLEQQPRQLVVANRTPARAIELAEVFAGLGPVQGCGFADLESQSFDLIINGTAASLQGEVPPLPAAVLAPGGWCYDMMYSAEPTAFGRWAQQQGAARVLDGLGMLVEQAAESFRIWRGTQPDTRSLLQTLRDSLTD; encoded by the coding sequence ATGGACAGATACGCGGTTTTCGGCAATCCGATCGCGCACAGCAAATCCCCCCTGATTCATCGTTGTTTTGCCAGCCAGAGCGGTCAGGTACTGACTTACGATGCGGTGCTGGTACCCGAAGACGGCTTTGCTGTGGCAGTGGATGACTTTTTCGCCCGTGGCGGCAAGGGGCTGAATATTACCGTGCCGTTCAAGCAGCAGGCCTGGGCCCTGGCGCAGTGGCGCAGTCCGGCCGCCGAACTGGCCGGTGCGGTCAATACGCTGTATTGCGATGACCAGGGTCGTATTTGCGGCGACAACACCGACGGCACCGGCATGGTGCGGGATATTGTCAAAAATCATGGCGGCACGGTGCGCGGCGCGCGGGTGCTGCTGCTTGGTGCGGGCGGGGCCGTGCGGGGCGTCATGCAGCCGCTGCTTGAGCAGCAGCCACGCCAGTTGGTGGTTGCCAACCGCACGCCGGCCAGGGCCATTGAGCTAGCTGAAGTGTTTGCCGGCCTTGGGCCCGTGCAGGGCTGCGGCTTTGCCGATCTTGAGAGCCAATCCTTCGACCTGATCATCAATGGCACCGCCGCCAGCCTGCAGGGCGAAGTCCCCCCGCTGCCCGCTGCTGTGCTGGCCCCCGGTGGCTGGTGCTACGACATGATGTACAGTGCCGAGCCGACCGCCTTTGGACGCTGGGCACAACAGCAGGGTGCCGCCCGGGTGCTCGATGGCCTGGGCATGCTGGTGGAACAGGCGGCCGAGTCGTTTCGCATCTGGCGCGGTACTCAGCCAGACACCCGAAGTTTGCTCCAGACCCTACGTGACTCCTTAACTGATTGA